Proteins encoded in a region of the Sander lucioperca isolate FBNREF2018 chromosome 4, SLUC_FBN_1.2, whole genome shotgun sequence genome:
- the palb2 gene encoding partner and localizer of BRCA2, which translates to MDTPAAPLVSWMLGPSEQIAEQRKDNMHCEEQLRTTLHCDDKEKLRRKLALLQREYLRTAERLQRAERLDAVRRHVGSRISQQDHQNQRDPEVPSNPCPHPSSLILNTTKGTAPSVAQCQRHTGGPANSESSNAACPQTPDPSHDTAKGHRSTPALRLRSQRSRLRWERRSAGRSTEDNREEGRSQSERMETVRTEGSGERVKMEGTEVVNESEELFSGTDSESPSLLLTHWNSSGQTETGDIAGKEIQGRQREKETELRAEGKIESESTSLLLTCWNPAIHTEGTEQDVTQNGRNKETEEGEENRNTRGQRDVRLCEDSSNKDTEKNAAEEIESEKNHDNTAEIKEEKRELIEGEHDVKGVGLLDSCTLVEGLLFPAEYYVRTTRRMTFSQSQPDMQAVILSQLSVGRHRRGRGLNRRTRLNDAERSGQHTGTGLSSPATAPVDPRMESQSADTSAELNSQSSSEISDQISASRHQVDIDSCLSPTVTTARPARGRRKRRGRGRGRPQTPRCSVDTHRLGLGQTSHNPQPTSSPLSSFSSLRAADGPKPRLTLGEAVPMQDDPQSVSILSTATQPSSGVDGAQVSSASGHLVKVFPIFLKSSDATNGSTQTSRSAASLQSLLLPSSSPAQTSLFPLPCLSPGPLVNKLMNFDIMQDFHLPDDQFASLKLHKLRQVAVDSGVEYFTSPSHNSRRSNRRSDTQSSSDTMMPLPLSLSLTPTIANSPHPTEPKQAATRPVDFQNLSIEHKHEDKLTSQSITEGSAEQDIMKIPGEQQTENLYPDCQTRTTSTESVSVVQDCAADCVDQYVEQNTAILNTHSQSSVSASNTHRTVDHPVNPQPHINFADRPAGKVNDYVIGRSDEHQIKESFVISSEEQTVCPGVVHPLEDQRSTNHHTENKAIIETLSLDCPIQKTPEEPSNSCTAVQFCKNSEAPGESPVPHLNAAKDSDETTTSPPRDRLVENKNPDSTRVHAQLLLSPPLASEPCPFITPHLPSSAPPYSPTLPSLGLTPHPPLTSSPTAPPLTLAPRLSPSTQALSPPALCPCPSLLSSQPTTSPAGQIQASSVPLCADDQRVEPPTTVSSIQPQGSSGQVGLRTEETAEEHMMRCTHTLKAPAGGYLVDACCLPGSSGHLCVVAAGKWAVCLWSQTSASDWSLTHTWAFNEPVINVFPVPDAAGLICVTLGQLEIREVRMLSCSSLLQVLLCEGVVQTVVGVSKSRVVTSSHSASGSTLQVFTLSDSGSTQNSQTLLCPGVCVGALAPVDGLSDALIGTDEGGNLFVWNLKTGQQLRRIILGDGLSHTSCLRGYSYSGVLFVLLQHQLLSSLEEEAKDQMCSKEERKKTALFSLVAVNPLSGKSALATRLHPPKAWSGRLCEADVHSSSVVGLSQSGCVCVWDLGQRATSRMVWAPESEGWQLARWGGGGTLVTGHHNGDVTLHCYSTSQASLCHQH; encoded by the exons CGTGTCCTGGATGTTAGGGCCGAGTGAGCAGATTGCAGAACAGCGTAAAGATAACATGCACTGTGAGGAGCAGCTAAGGACCACACTACACTGTGATGATAAGGAAAAG CTTCGTAGGAAGTTGGCACTGTTACAGAGGGAGTACCTCAGGACAGCTGAGAGGCTACAG CGTGCTGAGCGTTTGGACGCAGTGCGGAGACATGTGGGGAGCAGGATCAGTCAGCAGGACCACCAGAACCAGAGAGACCCAGAGGTGCCATCCAACCCCTGTCCCCACCCATCTTCATTGATACTGAACACCACCAAAGGGACAGCCCCGAGCGTAGCTCAGTGCCAGAGACACACTGGAG GTCCAGCAAATTCGGAAAGCTCTAATGCTGCTTGCCCACAAACCCCAGATCCCAGCCATGACACAGCTAAAGGTCACAGATCGACTCCCGCCCTGCGCCTCAGGTCTCAGCGCAGCCGCCTGCGCTGGGAAAGAAGGAGTGCTGGCAGGAGCACAGAAGACAACAGGGAGGAAGGACGGAGCCAGAGTGAAAGGATGGAGACTGTTAGAACAGAAGGAAGTGGAGAGAGAGTAAAAATGGAGGGAACAGAGGTGGTGAATGAAAGTGAAGAGCTATTTTCTGGTACAGACTCTGAATCTCCATCTCTGCTGCTTACACACTGGAACTCTAGTGGTCAAACTGAAACAGGAGATATTGCGGGTAAAGAGATACAAGGCCGACAAAGGGAAAAAGAGACTGAGTTGAGAGCGGAAGGGAAAATAGAATCGGAGTCAACCTCTTTATTGCTCACATGTTGGAACCCTGCTATACACACTGAAGGAACGGAACAAGATGTCACACAAAATGGAAGAAATaaggagacagaggaaggagaggaaaatAGGAATACTAGAGGGCAGAGGGATGTAAGGCTATGTGAAGACAGCAGtaataaagacactgaaaaaAATGCAGCAGAGGAAatagaaagtgaaaaaaatcatgataATACTGcggaaataaaagaagaaaaaagggagTTGATTGAAGGAGAGCATGATGTAAAGGGTGTGGGTCTCCTGGACTCCTGTACCCTGGTGGAAGGACTACTTTTCCCAGCGGAGTACTACGTTCGAACCACAAGACGTATGACATTTTCACAGAGCCAGCCTGACATGCAGGCCGTTATACTTTCCCAGCTCAGCGTTGGACGACATCGCCGCGGCAGAGGATTGAACAGGCGCACACGCCTGAACGACGCTGAACGATCAGGTCAACACACTGGGACCGGTTTGTCCTCACCGGCGACTGCACCTGTAGATCCCCGCATGGAATCCCAGTCTGCTGACACATCTGCTGAGCTGAACAGTCAGAGCTCCAGTGAGATTTCAGATCAAATCTCAGCTTCACGTCATCAGGTCGACATTGATTCTTGTCTTTCTCCTACGGTCACCACTGCTCGTCCAGCAAGAggcaggaggaagagaaggggtAGGGGCAGAGGGAGGCCTCAGACCCCGCGATGCTCTGTAGACACGCATCGACTAGGCCTTGGACAAACCTCCCACAATCCCCAGCCAACCAGCTCCCCGCTCTCTTCCTTCTCGTCTCTCCGTGCAGCTGATGGACCAAAGCCCCGCCTCACTCTGGGAGAAGCTGTTCCGATGCAGGACGACCCCCAGTCTGTGTCTATCCTCAGCACAGCCACACAGCCTTCCTCTGGAGTTGATGGAGCTCAGGTCAGCTCTGCCTCTGGACATCTGGTGAAGGTCTTTCCCATCTTTCTAAAGAGCAGCGACGCGACTAACGGATCCACACAGACGAGTAGAA GTGCAGCAAGCTTGCAATCTCTCCTCTTGCCCTCCTCTTCACCTGCCCAAACTTCTCTGTTTCCTCTCCCCTGTCTGTCCCCCGGCCCGCTGGTCAACAAGCTGATGAACTTTGACATTATGCAAGATTTCCATCTCCCCGATGACCAGTTTGCTTCCCTAAAGCTGCACAAGCTCCGCCAAGTCGCTGTGGATTCCGGAGTTGAATATTTTACATCGCCTTCTCACAACTCGCGCAGGAGCAACCGGCGCTCGGACACCCAGAGCAGCAGTGACACAATGATGCCTCTTCCACTCTCGCTCAGCCTCACGCCCACAATTGCCAACTCACCCCACCCCACTGAACCAAAACAAGCTGCTACACGGCCTGTAGACTTCCAGAACTTGTCAATAGAGCACAAGCATGAAGATAAATTGACAAGCCAGTCCATAACTGAGGGGTCAGCCGAGCAAGATATTATGAAAATCCCTGGAGAGCAGCAGACTGAAAACCTTTACCCAGACTGTCAGACTCGCACCACCTCAACAGAATCTGTGTCTGTGGTTCAGGATTGTGCTGCTGACTGCGTCGATCAATATGTAGAGCAAAATACTGCCATTCTGAATACACATAGCCAGAGTAGCGTCTCAGccagcaacacacacagaactgtTGACCACCCTGTCAATCCACAGCCTCACATCAACTTTGCAGACAGACCTGCAGGCAAAGTGAATGATTACGTCATCGGGCGCTCAGATGAACATCAAATAAAAGAGTCTTTCGTCATTTCATCAGAGGAACAAACTGTGTGTCCTGGTGTAGTCCATCCTTTGGAGGATCAGAGGTCTACAAACCACCACACAGAAAACAAAGCCATCATCGAGACTCTTTCCTTAGATTGCCCTATACAGAAAACCCCTGAGGAACCTTCTAACAGCTGCACTGCTGTACAGTTTTGTAAGAACAGTGAAGCTCCAGGGGAGTCTCCTGTGCCGCATCTGAATGCTGCCAAAGATTCAGATGAAACCACCACAAGTCCTCCCAGAGACAGACTGGTGGAAAATAAAAATCCAGACTCTACAAGAGTGCACGCTCAGCTCCTGTTGAGCCCTCCTCTGGCATCAGAACCCTGCCCCTTCATAACCCCACACCTGCCCTCCTCTGCTCCCCCCTACAGCCCCACACTACCATCCCTAGGactcaccccccacccccctctgaCCTCCTCTCCCACTGCCCCACCTCTCACCCTGGCTCCCCGCCTTAGCCCGTCCACCCAAGCCCTGTCCCCTCCAGCTCTCTGTCCTTGTCCATCCCTCCTCTCTAGCCAGCCCACCACCTCCCCCGCCGGTCAGATCCAGGCTTCATCCGTGCCGTTATGTGCAGATGATCAGAGGGTTGAACCGCCTACGACAGTTTCCAGCATCCAGCCACAGGGCTCCAGTGGGCAGGTGGGCCTGAGAACAGAGGAGACCGCGGAGGAACACATGAtgagatgcacacacacgctgaag gccCCAGCAGGCGGCTATCTGGTGGATGCATGCTGTCTGCCCGGATCCTCAGGCCATTTGTGTGTCGTAGCAGCCGGAAAGTGGGCCGTGTGTCTCTGGAGTCAGACTTCCGCTTCTGATTGGAGTTTAACACACACCTGGGCCTTCAATGAG CCAGTGATCAATGTGTTTCCTGTCCCGGATGCTGCTGGGCTGATCTGTGTGACTCTGGGTCAGTTGGAAATCAGAGAAGTGAG GATGCTGTCGTGCTCCAGCCTCTTGCAGGTGCTGCTCTGTGAGGGCGTCGTCCAGACTGTTGTGGGTGTGTCTAAGTCCAGAGTTGTTACCTCCTCCCACTCAGCATCTGGTTCCACCCTGCAGGTGTTTACGCTGTCAGACAGTGGCAG caCACAGAACTCTCAGACTCTCTTGTGTCCGGGCGTTTGTGTTGGGGCCCTCGCTCCAGTGGACGGACTTTCAGATGCTCTGATCGGCACAGATGAGGGCGGAAACCTCTTCGTCTG GAATTTAAAGACTGGACAGCAGCTGCGGAGAATTATCCTCGGAGATGGTTTatcacacacttcctgtctcagaGGATACTCTTACAGT GGAGTGTTGTTTGTCCTGCTGCAGCATCAGTTGCTCAGCTCTCTGGAGGAAGAAGCCAAAGATCAAATGTGTTCAAAAGAGGAAAGGAAGAAGACCGCCCTGTTCTCTTTGGTCGCCGTTAACCCTCTGAGTGGAAAATCTGCCTTGGCTACTCGGCTGCATCCACCCAAAGCCTGGTCTGGCAG GCTGTGTGAAGCTGATGTTCACAGCTCCAGCGTGGTTGGCCTGAGTCAGAgtggctgcgtgtgtgtgtgggacctCGGGCAGCGGGCAACCTCCAGGATGGTGTGGGCTCCTGAGAGCGAAGGCTGGCAGCTGGCTCGATGGGGCGGTGGAGGTACGTTGGTGACTGGACATCACAACGGAGACGTTACTCTACACTGTTACAGTACGAGTCAGGCTTCACTCTGCCATCAACATTAA
- the plk1 gene encoding serine/threonine-protein kinase PLK1 isoform X1 produces MSAGIAKPANPSAHVDPKSAPLKEIPDVLVDPRTSRRYARGRFLGKGGFAKCYEITDMETKQVFAGKIVPKSLILKQHQREKMTSEIAIHKSLNHANVVGFHGFFEDDDFVFVVLEICRRRSLLELHKRRKAVTEPEARYYMTQLLKGVQYLHSNRVIHRDLKLGNIFLNDDMEVKIGDFGLATKIEFDGERKKTLCGTPNYIAPEVLCKKGHSYEVDVWSLGCILYTLLVGKPPFETSCLKETYNRIKKNNYTIPWHINPLASALIKRMLQADPTQRPTIAELQVDEYFTSGYIPTRLPTTCLTVPPRFSIAPSTAMELNQRRPLTAINNKAGTEKGDTKDEPVQREPEPSENHLKDMLHQLNSIIAAKPSEKAVICQEEAEDPACIPIFWISKWVDYSDKYGLGYQLCDNSVGVLFNDYTRLIMYADGDSLQYIDKAAAESYLSVRSYPTALNKKITLLKYFRNYMSEHLLKAGANMARRDGDELARLPYLSLWFRTKSAIVLHLTNGAVQINFFQDHTKLILCPLMGAVTYIDEKREFRTYKLSLLEEFGCSKELASRIRYAKLMVEKLLDSKPSTAAT; encoded by the exons ATGAGTGCAGGTATCGCGAAGCCGGCGAATCCGTCGGCACATGTCGACCCAAAATCAGCTCCTCTTAAAGAAATCCCAGATGTTCTGGTTGACCCACGCACCTCGAGGAGATACGCGAGGGGAAGATTCCTCGGAAAAGGTGGTTTCGCCAAATGCTACGAAATTACAGATATGGAGACGAAGCAGGTTTTCGCTGGTAAAATCGTGCCCAAGTCTCTCATTCTGAAGCAGCaccagagggagaagatgaCCTCCGAAATTGCCATTCACAAGAGTCTCAACCACGCGAACGTCGTGGGTTTCCACGGGTTTTTCGAAGACGATGACTTTGTCTTTGTTGTTCTGGAAATCTGCAGGAGAAGG TCCTTGTTGGAGCTGCACAAGCGTCGTAAGGCTGTGACTGAGCCAGAAGCTCGCTACTACATGACCCAACTGCTCAAGGGTGTCCAGTACCTGCACAGCAACAGAGTCATCCACAGAGACCTGAAACTGGGCAACATCTTCCTTAATGATGACATGGAGGTCAAGATAG GGGACTTTGGTTTAGCCACTAAGATCGAGTTTGATGGCGAGAGGAAGAAGACCTTGTGTGGGACGCCCAACTACATTGCACCCGAAGTGCTTTGTAAGAAAGGCCACAGCTACGAAGTGGACGTCTGGTCGCTTGGGTGCATACT GTACACTTTGTTGGTGGGTAAGCCCCCATTTGAGACCTCCTGTCTGAAGGAGACCTACAACCGCATTAAGAAGAACAACTACACCATCCCCTGG CACATCAACCCGTTGGCGTCGGCGCTCATCAAGCGGATGCTGCAGGCTGATCCCACCCAACGGCCTACCATCGCTGAGCTACAAGTGGACGAGTATTTTACGTCTGGCTACATCCCCACACGTCTGCCCACTACGTGTCTCACTGTGCCCCCGCGGTTCTCCATTGCCCCCTCCACAGCTATGGAGCTCAACCAGAGGCGCCCACTGACTGCTATCAACAACAAAG CAGGGACCGAGAAGGGGGACACGAAGGACGAGCCTGTGCAAAG GGAGCCTGAGCCATCAGAAAACCATCTGAAAGACATGCTGCATCAGCTCAACAGCATCATTGCTGCCAAGCCCTCTGAGAAGGCGGTCATCTGCCAAG AAGAGGCAGAGGATCCTGCATGTATTCCCATCTTCTGGATCAGCAAATGGGTCGACTACTCTGACAAATATGGACTAG GTTACCAGCTCTGTGACAACAGCGTGGGCGTGCTGTTCAACGACTACACGCGACTGATCATGTACGCTGACGGAGACAGTCTGCAGTACATTGACAAGGCGGCCGCTGAATCCTACCTCAGCGTGCGCTCCTACCCTACCGCTCTCAACAAGAAG ATAACATTGCTGAAATATTTCCGCAACTACATGAGCGAGCACCTGCTGAAGGCCGGCGCCAACATGGCTCGGCGGGATGGGGACGAGCTGGCGCGGCTGCCCTACCTCTCCCTCTGGTTCAGGACCAAGAGCGCCATCGTCCTGCACCTCACCAACGGCGCCGTTCAGATCAACTTCTTCCAG GACCACACCAAGCTGATCCTGTGTCCGCTGATGGGCGCCGTGACCTACATCGACGAGAAGCGAGAGTTCCGCACGTACAAGCTGTCTCTGCTGGAGGAGTTCGGCTGCAGTAAGGAGCTGGCCAGCCGCATTCGCTACGCCAAGCTCATGGTGGAGAAACTGCTGGACAGCAAGCCTTCCACCGCCGCAACTTAG
- the plk1 gene encoding serine/threonine-protein kinase PLK1 isoform X2, which translates to MSAGIAKPANPSAHVDPKSAPLKEIPDVLVDPRTSRRYARGRFLGKGGFAKCYEITDMETKQVFAGKIVPKSLILKQHQREKMTSEIAIHKSLNHANVVGFHGFFEDDDFVFVVLEICRRRSLLELHKRRKAVTEPEARYYMTQLLKGVQYLHSNRVIHRDLKLGNIFLNDDMEVKIGDFGLATKIEFDGERKKTLCGTPNYIAPEVLCKKGHSYEVDVWSLGCILYTLLVGKPPFETSCLKETYNRIKKNNYTIPWHINPLASALIKRMLQADPTQRPTIAELQVDEYFTSGYIPTRLPTTCLTVPPRFSIAPSTAMELNQRRPLTAINNKGTEKGDTKDEPVQREPEPSENHLKDMLHQLNSIIAAKPSEKAVICQEEAEDPACIPIFWISKWVDYSDKYGLGYQLCDNSVGVLFNDYTRLIMYADGDSLQYIDKAAAESYLSVRSYPTALNKKITLLKYFRNYMSEHLLKAGANMARRDGDELARLPYLSLWFRTKSAIVLHLTNGAVQINFFQDHTKLILCPLMGAVTYIDEKREFRTYKLSLLEEFGCSKELASRIRYAKLMVEKLLDSKPSTAAT; encoded by the exons ATGAGTGCAGGTATCGCGAAGCCGGCGAATCCGTCGGCACATGTCGACCCAAAATCAGCTCCTCTTAAAGAAATCCCAGATGTTCTGGTTGACCCACGCACCTCGAGGAGATACGCGAGGGGAAGATTCCTCGGAAAAGGTGGTTTCGCCAAATGCTACGAAATTACAGATATGGAGACGAAGCAGGTTTTCGCTGGTAAAATCGTGCCCAAGTCTCTCATTCTGAAGCAGCaccagagggagaagatgaCCTCCGAAATTGCCATTCACAAGAGTCTCAACCACGCGAACGTCGTGGGTTTCCACGGGTTTTTCGAAGACGATGACTTTGTCTTTGTTGTTCTGGAAATCTGCAGGAGAAGG TCCTTGTTGGAGCTGCACAAGCGTCGTAAGGCTGTGACTGAGCCAGAAGCTCGCTACTACATGACCCAACTGCTCAAGGGTGTCCAGTACCTGCACAGCAACAGAGTCATCCACAGAGACCTGAAACTGGGCAACATCTTCCTTAATGATGACATGGAGGTCAAGATAG GGGACTTTGGTTTAGCCACTAAGATCGAGTTTGATGGCGAGAGGAAGAAGACCTTGTGTGGGACGCCCAACTACATTGCACCCGAAGTGCTTTGTAAGAAAGGCCACAGCTACGAAGTGGACGTCTGGTCGCTTGGGTGCATACT GTACACTTTGTTGGTGGGTAAGCCCCCATTTGAGACCTCCTGTCTGAAGGAGACCTACAACCGCATTAAGAAGAACAACTACACCATCCCCTGG CACATCAACCCGTTGGCGTCGGCGCTCATCAAGCGGATGCTGCAGGCTGATCCCACCCAACGGCCTACCATCGCTGAGCTACAAGTGGACGAGTATTTTACGTCTGGCTACATCCCCACACGTCTGCCCACTACGTGTCTCACTGTGCCCCCGCGGTTCTCCATTGCCCCCTCCACAGCTATGGAGCTCAACCAGAGGCGCCCACTGACTGCTATCAACAACAAAG GGACCGAGAAGGGGGACACGAAGGACGAGCCTGTGCAAAG GGAGCCTGAGCCATCAGAAAACCATCTGAAAGACATGCTGCATCAGCTCAACAGCATCATTGCTGCCAAGCCCTCTGAGAAGGCGGTCATCTGCCAAG AAGAGGCAGAGGATCCTGCATGTATTCCCATCTTCTGGATCAGCAAATGGGTCGACTACTCTGACAAATATGGACTAG GTTACCAGCTCTGTGACAACAGCGTGGGCGTGCTGTTCAACGACTACACGCGACTGATCATGTACGCTGACGGAGACAGTCTGCAGTACATTGACAAGGCGGCCGCTGAATCCTACCTCAGCGTGCGCTCCTACCCTACCGCTCTCAACAAGAAG ATAACATTGCTGAAATATTTCCGCAACTACATGAGCGAGCACCTGCTGAAGGCCGGCGCCAACATGGCTCGGCGGGATGGGGACGAGCTGGCGCGGCTGCCCTACCTCTCCCTCTGGTTCAGGACCAAGAGCGCCATCGTCCTGCACCTCACCAACGGCGCCGTTCAGATCAACTTCTTCCAG GACCACACCAAGCTGATCCTGTGTCCGCTGATGGGCGCCGTGACCTACATCGACGAGAAGCGAGAGTTCCGCACGTACAAGCTGTCTCTGCTGGAGGAGTTCGGCTGCAGTAAGGAGCTGGCCAGCCGCATTCGCTACGCCAAGCTCATGGTGGAGAAACTGCTGGACAGCAAGCCTTCCACCGCCGCAACTTAG
- the rasd3 gene encoding RASD family member 3 produces the protein MSLSGRPNTVRLVFLGAARVGKSALIRRFLHDSFEHKYTRTVEELHVLEYDPAGSGKMRLEILDTSGSYSFPAMRELSIRHSDAFALVYAVDDPGSLEEVKRLRDEILRLRGGKSAPITVVGSKADLKDTEGRVLLAADVMATVENEWDADFVEASARTGVNTVGVFRALLQQVNLPHRVSPAAWRRRDTLPRRAVKKRPPLKKNNSCVLS, from the coding sequence ATGTCTCTGTCGGGTCGTCCCAACACGGTCCGGTTGGTGTTCCTTGGGGCCGCGAGGGTCGGTAAGAGCGCGCTCATCCGCCGTTTCCTCCACGACAGCTTCGAGCACAAGTACACGCGCACAGTCGAGGAGCTTCACGTGCTGGAGTACGACCCTGCTGGGTCTGGGAAGATGCGCCTGGAGATCTTGGACACCAGCGGTAGCTACTCCTTCCCGGCCATGCGGGAGCTCAGCATCCGACACAGTGACGCGTTCGCCCTGGTGTACGCAGTGGACGACCCCGGCTCCCTCGAGGAGGTGAAGCGGCTCCGCGACGAGATTCTGCGGCTACGGGGCGGCAAGAGCGCGCCAATCACCGTGGTTGGCAGCAAGGCAGATCTGAAAGACACCGAGGGTCGCGTGCTGCTGGCGGCTGATGTTATGGCCACAGTGGAGAATGAGTGGGACGCCGACTTCGTGGAGGCGTCCGCGCGCACCGGTGTTAACACGGTCGGAGTGTTTCGCGCGCTGCTGCAACAGGTGAACCTGCCGCACCGAGTGAGCCCTGCGGCGTGGAGGCGCAGAGACACTTTGCCCAGACGAGCAGTTAAGAAACGACCACCACTGAAGAAGAACAACAGCTGTGTCCTGTCATAA